The window CTGGTCAAAATGAAAGTCTAACTCTTTCAAGATTGATCACCTATGACAAATTTTCTCACCCACACCGCAGACATCTTCCTAATGAAGAAGTGACTGGAAACCAGCATTGCACAGATCTGTTCATGATAATGTGCTATTTGAAGTCTCTGACATGTTTGTAGTGCTTTATGATAAAAAAAACAGCATTCCCCAAATAATATCACACAAGGTAAGTTGGCTACCTAGTAAGATTTTACCTTTTCACCTGGAGTCCAATCAATTTTTGTCATGGAAATTTTTGAAGCAAACACAATCACTGGGAAAAACAGTGTAAAGGAAACTATGCAATATTAGTGAGTAAAAATGAAAAtgtctgcttaaaaaaaaataaaaaaaaaacaaaaaccaaaaaccagggTCTTCTGTAGCACAGGAGACCCTGAACAGCCAGAATATCAAATCAAGGTATTAAGAACATAATTAAATGAATCACCTTATTACAAGGCAGGTGGTAATAGCAATCAAAACACATTTCTGCACGAATTAAGGTTTCTGTAGGTTCTTTTAAAGTATAGACAGTAAGGGAGACACTCCAAACTTAGGTTTCACATGATTCTGTGAAAAACACTGGGACATTGGTTTTAAATATACCACTGAAATAAGAGATAAAGCTTTTTAGAAGCTCCCAAAACTTATCTTTATGCTATTGATGGTGTCTCAAAATGCTGTATTATACACATTAGAGAGCCCTAAGTAAAGAGTGTGACCTCGTCTTTATTTTTTATCAGCAATGATTTAACTAGAAAGGAAAGCCATGAACACATAAAGGGAGAACCATGGGATGCACCACAAAGGATACTGGGAATGAAAGCAATGCATGATATGGCAGAAATGGCCATCCTTATGTGGCACACAAAGTAAGTGTTCCATCGTGGGCAGGACTTGTAGGAGATTATAGACTGAAGTGTGATGTACACAACACCCGAGCCAAAGGCCACCAGAGCTCCTATGTCATGGACACTGGGAACAGCCAGCTCCTGGAAAGGGAATCAGCACAATGGTTAGCTGCTATGACCTGAAGAAACTGGCAGGTAGTGCACATGAATGTAAATTTTCTGCACGACACACTGATTAGAGGAACTAGACTGAGTACTAAGGGAATAATTTCTAATTCCAGCTTTGCTCTGGTCTCCTGACTTGAAACATCACCTGACCTTGAGCAAATCTCACATCCTCTTCATGTTTCAGTTATTCTATTGGCAAATAGGGATCAGAATGTACTGTTCATTAGTTGTGCATATACAGTGAAAAGACTGAAGGCTTGCAAGCCACTATTTCCAGCTTCTTGGGCAATTAAGGATGCTTGAAAATCTGCTAGATCAGATGCTTATTAGCTAGATTAGATCCTTATTATGCTCAGAACCCTTTCTACAAACTGCCCTTAACATGGAAAGCAGGCTCAAAGCAGAGGAAATAGAAATTAGGTGAGGAAGGATTTTATGGACTGGCAAAGAGACACAACAGAGATTAGATAAGAACCAGTGTTATAACTGTCAAGGAATCCCTTTGGAAACATTAGGATCAAAGTTTCTGCATCCCATCCATCATCTTCCTTTTAGGAAGGAGCTGCCTAAAAGGAAGACTACTGAAAACACAAAGCACTGACACAACTTTTGAGATATTCTATAGAAGCAACATACAGAGACTACACCATTCATAAATTATTTTGCATTCCTGATTTGTCTTCTCCCTGttgaagctgaattttgtttctaTTTCAGTCAGGCATCATCCAACAATTTTTTTGTGCCACATATAAATCTTATCAATAAGAACAGGgatattttaaagtaaaatatGATTAGAATAGACTACAGTACCTGTGGTGTTTGCAATCCACACACACTGCCTGGATGCAAAGCTAAAAAGGGCAAGTTACATCTTAAGACAGAGAGGTTTTTTTGTCTGAAAATGCCATTTCCATTACATGTAAAACTGTACTGGCTGTTGAAGGCCcaacaatttttattttcaatttctGTATATGTCATCATGTCACTATATAAGCAcaattgtatttaaaaaaatgttccAAGGTAGACCATCCTTTAAAAGAAATAATGCAGCTGTTTCCACAGATTTTAAGGCAGCATCTCAAGCCTCCTGCCAATTAAATTTAACTTGATTCTAGGCTGAAGTTTTCAGTGCAATTGCCCTAATATTTGTGTCAGAATCTACCTTATTATACTTCCTCACTAGAAAAGGTGAAATGAATAAtttattttggtattttttcTCCGTATTGAATTTTCTTTCAGACATTGAGTGGGGGAACTTTGGTTTGTAATGACATCCTTACTTCTGGCAAAGTAAGCAGTAGTTCTACATGTCCCTATCAAAAGATAAAACATGTTGTTATGCCATTTCCTACAGACTCAGAAGTTTAACAGGCTGATATTGTGCCCAATTTTCTAACCTGTCAGATAAGATTAATTTATTTTGTAGAAAATTCTCCTGGTGAGTATGCCATCATTCAGCAAAAAATGCTGATGCTTTTGTTAGTCTGATTTATTCTGCCCTACCTGATTATAAGCAAACTAAACTTGGAATAGCAAAGTTTTTTACATTCaagttttcacagaaaaaaatttaCAGCAGAAAAATCCATATAGTACAGACCTGTTACAAGACAAGcacacagaaaactccttaatgGCATAACTGCACAAGCAAATACTCTTGTATAGGAGGAAACAAGTCTCTTCCTGAAAACTATTGAAAAAGGCAAGAACAAGAAAGGCATTCTTATTCCATTTTTCAAGGGTCCACATGGGGATAATGTTAATCACTGTTATCTAGTTGAAATTTTTAATGGCAAAGCaatcttattttattttcatttttgttatGAAATTTATGGTCATACCTGAAAAGTTGCAACTATGCCCATTCCAGTGCAGCCCATCAATCCCACACATAATGTAAACATATTGCATGAAGACCTAACAAAGTGTGATGATTCATTTTGCTTCTCTATTAATAAATATCTGATGTACATTGTAATTGAagctgaaaaaaaacaaaacaaaaaaaagttacGTTCAATGTTCACATACTGATtacattttaacaaacttttcctGTAACACAGGACATGCAGAACAAAATTATAAACATAATACAATAAATAATACCATCTTTAAGTCTGCTGGAATGAAGAAGTTAATTCAGATGAACTTTCAGGTGGAACTTCATTATTTTTGTCTTAAAATTGCATATTATTTCTATCTTGAACTGAATGCACATCAGTTCAAGAAAAGCACAGATTTAAATCCCATTCTCCTGGGTGTTTTGggcacagaggcattgccattcCACATTAGGAACAGATGTTACAGGGAGATAAGAACCATAAGCTGCAAGTCGGAGGCCTTATTTTGCTCTGAGATGCAGTCTTGTGCCAGAACTACATCTCCTTCTGATGGATGGTCTGAAGAATTAATTCCTTTTTGTAGAGTCACTGCAGAAAATGCAGCTCACTCCTGGCAAACACCTGTACTGAATTAGGAAATCATGGAGTTTTTTTGGGATATAATAAACTGTAGACTGAATCCCCCAGTTCTATAACACAGAACACAGTTTCAGCCTATCTACAGCTGGAAAAAGAAATCAGGTAACTTTGCCCAGGCACTGTGAGGTTCATTAAACACTACAAGACTGTGACTCTTATGAAAGGTAAAATATGTTTACTTTGCCTTAAGGCCATCATACAGAGATACACAGCTCTTGATCCTCCATCCTCTGAAAGGTAATAGAAAATGCCAAACTTCCTGATTCACATCAGTTATTTTGTAGAGAAGGAATCACATTGAGGAGAAAACCAGATGTTGCTTCAACACTGTTCTTCCctttactgcagcatctcagaaCCTGAAGTTTCCCCACATCAGAGTTTTTGAAGAGTAATTATGTCATCTTTGCTCCATTTTTATTTCCAGTGTGCTGACTACTTTGATAAGGTGCTCTGAAGAGACACAAGTGCCTCTGAGCCTGCACTAACTGCTCCTAAGGACCCAACACTCCAGGTATTACTTACATCCATCTGATATTACCATTTGACTGTGGAGAAGTTTTTCTGCAGAATACAAAATACAGTTCTGTAATTAAAGCAGGCACTAATTTTTCACTAATTCTCATTTCTTCATTCTGTTCAACCCAAATACCTTATACATACCTAGAAGTGCTGAAATATTAATCATAAAACCAAAGACACCGCTCTCAGGAGGTTTAGTTCCAGTGTCACTAAAGCAGGAAGAGAGACAAATTAAAAGTTAATTGAGACCTGTGAAACATAAATGAGACAATTGAAATGCCATGAGAAGTAGAACCTCTTCTGTGTGTATAAGGTAATTCACCTTCTGCTGCACCATTTGTAGTACAGAATCCTCTTTTCAAAAAGAAAGCCTATTTTAAGAGTATATGCATTGAAttgtatttcttctttttctgtatGCAATATGCAAAGATGTGACAGACCTGTACTTTGCTCATGAATTACATAATTACATAAATAACATTTCAGAATTAATGTTTCTTTTATCTGCTGAATTAACACTGTGGTAGAGTAAAATATATCTAATGGCAGTCACTATCTTAAGATGTGAGAGAATTTGGTATAATTTCTTTAAAAGGACTTGACCCTATGAGAGAAATTGTGTTCCATGCCCAGGAATGTTCCTAGGAACTGTTTAATTTACTAATGTAGATACAGCTTAAGAGTACTCTATCTCCAAGGTGTTGTAAGTCTCTTCTGATGAAACACTTCCCCTTTAATTAGAAGTTCACTGGGACAGAGAGAGGGAGCAAGGGTGTGAGGATATCTACAGAATTTAAATACATATCTATATGCACATCTATATAAATGAAAGACATAATGTACACAAAACATTTGTTTTGTAGAGAAAAGAACACCTTTAACATAGAGTCCTTTCCTCTCTTTTCCCTACATAAGTGCAAACAtccaccccagagaatgcctttTCCTCACAGAAAGTTAATTGAGACCTGTGAAACATAAGTGAGATAATTGAAATCCCATGAGAAATACTCCTGGGAGTATGTGAGCTCAAGACCCTAAGCAGAACTCTTCTATGGAAGGTGAGTGCTCTATTGAAAGAACAGTACTATGATCTTGCCACCtctttttactattttttcttctctgatgttcatttttttcttgtttaacaTACAACCAGTTGATATGTATTTGATCAAGTTGTGTTGGTCAAGCCAATGGAAAACATTTAATTCTTCAATCTTTACATAATTTGAGTGTGAGTTAAGTTTTCAGTTACTGGGCAGTACCAAGAGGCAGGATAGTGTGTTTGAACAGAGACACCCAAAAACTCTGCTATCAGATatgttgtgaccgtgttcacaggggtcccaggatgagggaatagacgaggatctgactccatgtttcagaaggcttgatttattattttatgatatatattatactaaaactatactaaaagaatagaagaaaagatttcatcagaaagctagctaagaatagaaaagaaagaatgatgacaaaagcttgtggcttggactctctgtctgagccagctgactgtgattggccattaattagaaacaaccacatgagaccaatcacagatgcacctgttgcattccacagcagcagataaccattgtttacattttgttcctgaggcttctcagcttctcaggaggaaaaatcctaaggaaaggattttcataaaagatgtctgtgacaatataTGAATACATGAGGGTTTTAGCTAATGCCAAAACTTAGTGGACACTGAGCAAGGATTCTGAGAACAAACTTTTCTCCTGGCGTGGGAGTGtcaatctgctggagggtaggaaggctctgcagagggacctggacagggtGGATTGATGGGCCAAGATGAGTGGAAGGAGGTTCAGCAAGACCAAGGCCTGGGTCCAACACTGGCCACAACAATGTCCAGCAGAAAAGAACCTGGAGGTGCTGTTTGTCAGCAGCCGAAAATgagccagggtgtgcccaggtggccaagaaggccagtggcatcctggcttgtGTCAGCcacagcgtggccagcaggagcagggcagcgacGGACTCTGTTCTTGGCTCTGGTGAGGCCGCAGCTCAAGTGCTGCTGTGAgtttgggcccctcactgcaaggaagacattgaggggctggggtgtgtccagagaagggcagcagagctggggaagggtctggggcaCAAGTCTGATAAGGAGCAGTGGAGGAAGATGGGGG of the Melospiza melodia melodia isolate bMelMel2 chromosome 4, bMelMel2.pri, whole genome shotgun sequence genome contains:
- the DRAM1 gene encoding DNA damage-regulated autophagy modulator protein 1 isoform X2, which translates into the protein MLLCCMPGVAFVPALLVCWSSAAFIISYVIAVLAGHVEPLVPYISDTGTKPPESGVFGFMINISALLASITMYIRYLLIEKQNESSHFVRSSCNMFTLCVGLMGCTGMGIVATFQELAVPSVHDIGALVAFGSGVVYITLQSIISYKSCPRWNTYFVCHIRMAISAISCIAFIPMIVFASKISMTKIDWTPGEKDYTYHFMSAICEWTVAFGFIFFFLTFIRDFQEVGRSEMRRNMERGERESQRQVSEASRRSWRKQKEQNVKLYTYSLV
- the DRAM1 gene encoding DNA damage-regulated autophagy modulator protein 1 isoform X7, translated to MLLCCMPGVAFVPALLVCWSSAAFIISYVIAVLAGHVEPLVPYISDTGTKPPESGVFGFMINISALLASITMYIRYLLIEKQNESSHFVRSSCNMFTLCVGLMGCTGMGIVATFQELAVPSVHDIGALVAFGSGVVYITLQSIISYKSCPRWNTYFVCHIRMAISAISCIAFIPMIVFASKISMTKIDWTPGEKEVGRSEMRRNMERGERESQRQVSEASRRSWRKQKEQNVKLYTYSLV
- the DRAM1 gene encoding DNA damage-regulated autophagy modulator protein 1 isoform X9, with product MLLCCMPGVAFVPALLVCWSSAAFIISYVIAVLAGHVEPLVPYISDTGTKPPESGVFGFMINISALLASITMYIRYLLIEKQNESSHFVRSSCNMFTLCVGLMGCTGMGIVATFQELAVPSVHDIGALVAFGSGVVYITLQSIISYKSCPRWNTYFVCHIRMAISAISCIAFIPMIVFASKISMTKIDWTPGEKEVGRSEMRRNMERGERESQRQVSEASRRSWRKQKEQVAS
- the DRAM1 gene encoding DNA damage-regulated autophagy modulator protein 1 isoform X4; the protein is MLLCCMPGVAFVPALLVCWSSAAFIISYVIAVLAGHVEPLVPYISDTGTKPPESGVFGFMINISALLASITMYIRYLLIEKQNESSHFVRSSCNMFTLCVGLMGCTGMGIVATFQELAVPSVHDIGALVAFGSGVVYITLQSIISYKSCPRWNTYFVCHIRMAISAISCIAFIPMIVFASKISMTKIDWTPGEKDYTYHFMSAICEWTVAFGFIFFFLTFIRDFQEVGRSEMRRNMERGERESQRQVSEASRRSWRKQKEQGIPLGR
- the DRAM1 gene encoding DNA damage-regulated autophagy modulator protein 1 isoform X1, translated to MLLCCMPGVAFVPALLVCWSSAAFIISYVIAVLAGHVEPLVPYISDTGTKPPESGVFGFMINISALLASITMYIRYLLIEKQNESSHFVRSSCNMFTLCVGLMGCTGMGIVATFQELAVPSVHDIGALVAFGSGVVYITLQSIISYKSCPRWNTYFVCHIRMAISAISCIAFIPMIVFASKISMTKIDWTPGEKDYTYHFMSAICEWTVAFGFIFFFLTFIRDFQEVGRSEMRRNMERGERESQRQVSEASRRSWRKQKEQMANNEHLGIFSACGIQLAVQDFPAFWVSTQL
- the DRAM1 gene encoding DNA damage-regulated autophagy modulator protein 1 isoform X6, with translation MLLCCMPGVAFVPALLVCWSSAAFIISYVIAVLAGHVEPLVPYISDTGTKPPESGVFGFMINISALLASITMYIRYLLIEKQNESSHFVRSSCNMFTLCVGLMGCTGMGIVATFQELAVPSVHDIGALVAFGSGVVYITLQSIISYKSCPRWNTYFVCHIRMAISAISCIAFIPMIVFASKISMTKIDWTPGEKEVGRSEMRRNMERGERESQRQVSEASRRSWRKQKEQMANNEHLGIFSACGIQLAVQDFPAFWVSTQL
- the DRAM1 gene encoding DNA damage-regulated autophagy modulator protein 1 isoform X8: MLLCCMPGVAFVPALLVCWSSAAFIISYVIAVLAGHVEPLVPYISDTGTKPPESGVFGFMINISALLASITMYIRYLLIEKQNESSHFVRSSCNMFTLCVGLMGCTGMGIVATFQELAVPSVHDIGALVAFGSGVVYITLQSIISYKSCPRWNTYFVCHIRMAISAISCIAFIPMIVFASKISMTKIDWTPGEKDYTYHFMSAICEWTVAFGFIFFFLTFIRDFQRFSVRISTEIREEL
- the DRAM1 gene encoding DNA damage-regulated autophagy modulator protein 1 isoform X5 codes for the protein MLLCCMPGVAFVPALLVCWSSAAFIISYVIAVLAGHVEPLVPYISDTGTKPPESGVFGFMINISALLASITMYIRYLLIEKQNESSHFVRSSCNMFTLCVGLMGCTGMGIVATFQELAVPSVHDIGALVAFGSGVVYITLQSIISYKSCPRWNTYFVCHIRMAISAISCIAFIPMIVFASKISMTKIDWTPGEKDYTYHFMSAICEWTVAFGFIFFFLTFIRDFQEVGRSEMRRNMERGERESQRQVSEASRRSWRKQKEQVAS
- the DRAM1 gene encoding DNA damage-regulated autophagy modulator protein 1 isoform X3, which gives rise to MLLCCMPGVAFVPALLVCWSSAAFIISYVIAVLAGHVEPLVPYISDTGTKPPESGVFGFMINISALLASITMYIRYLLIEKQNESSHFVRSSCNMFTLCVGLMGCTGMGIVATFQELAVPSVHDIGALVAFGSGVVYITLQSIISYKSCPRWNTYFVCHIRMAISAISCIAFIPMIVFASKISMTKIDWTPGEKDYTYHFMSAICEWTVAFGFIFFFLTFIRDFQEVGRSEMRRNMERGERESQRQVSEASRRSWRKQKEQGLWKREF